In Crassostrea angulata isolate pt1a10 chromosome 4, ASM2561291v2, whole genome shotgun sequence, one genomic interval encodes:
- the LOC128179908 gene encoding trigger factor-like, which yields TFKILNLFIDCQMKHYILLHICRMGTFLTAFDNGYISKFSGKSLDEIACEDIYSNDDDDDDDDDDDDDDDVGKERARKKKTGPKPSKLPTDKDVSDEHDGNDDHNDEDGDDHVGKERARK from the exons ACATTCAAAATCTTAAATCTATTTATAGACTGCCAAATGAAACACTACATATTGCTACATATATGTAGAATGGGGACATTTTTGACTGCATTTGACAATGGATACATTTCTAAATTTAGTGGAAAGTCCTTAGATGAAATTGCCTGTGAag acatatattcaaatgatgatgatgatgatgatgatgatgatgatgatgatgatgatgatgttggAAAAGAAAGAGccagaaaaaagaaaactggACCCAAGCCTTCAAAACTCCCAACAG ACAAAGATGTGAGTGATGAACATGATGGCAATGATGATCATAATGATGAAGATGGGGATGATCATGTTGGGAAAGAACGAGCTAGAAAATAG